Proteins encoded by one window of Flavobacterium sp. N502540:
- a CDS encoding DUF6495 family protein: MKYARLTKEQFDELHAEFASFLATQAIDKAEWDALKINKPEVAEQELDVFSDLIWEGVLSRAEFLEHFSKNHIFLFQCFETHVQSIVLKSLVAETDFLSKEGLQWLSDNMFTENIEMKVGKKVFTEERNASIFELIQQGAFLSDGQLFTQINTIIES; this comes from the coding sequence ATGAAATACGCAAGATTAACAAAAGAGCAATTTGATGAGTTGCATGCAGAATTTGCAAGCTTTCTGGCAACGCAGGCTATTGATAAAGCAGAGTGGGATGCTCTTAAAATAAACAAACCGGAAGTTGCGGAGCAGGAACTGGATGTTTTTTCAGATTTAATCTGGGAAGGTGTTTTGTCGAGAGCAGAATTCCTGGAGCACTTTTCTAAAAATCATATTTTCTTATTTCAGTGTTTTGAAACTCATGTTCAGTCAATCGTATTGAAATCATTGGTTGCTGAAACTGATTTTTTGAGTAAAGAAGGATTGCAATGGCTGTCTGATAATATGTTTACCGAAAACATAGAAATGAAAGTTGGAAAAAAAGTGTTCACAGAGGAAAGAAACGCTTCTATTTTTGAATTAATTCAGCAAGGAGCATTTTTAAGTGACGGTCAATTGTTTACACAAATCAACACAATTATTGAATCATAG
- a CDS encoding TonB-dependent receptor has translation MKKIFALLLGVFAITTAIGQTTTSSIKGIIKSSANELLPGATILAIHTPTGSKYSAVSNEDGRFNILNMRIGGPYKIVVTFVGFRNHEYADVNLDLGKPFNLDVVLEDESQTLQEVKIVSKDKVFKSGKTGAETTIGKRELTALPTISRSAEDFTRLEPTASGGSFGGRNDQYNNYSLNGAVFNNPFGLDAATPGGQTGSQPISLDAIEQIQVATAPYDVTLSGFTGASVNAVTKSGTNEFHGTAYGFYRNQDLTGNKIKGEKIFVPTLEQTQAGFSLGAPIIKDKLFIFGNFEIDKRSDLGSNFVANNNDGVTGINESRVLESDLIAVSKALANLGYETGPYQGFKHESNSNKGIIKIDWNINDNHKLAVIYNFLDASKDKPAHPTALGFRGPNASILQFRNAGYQINNNLSSFLVELNSKFSESVSNKLQAGYSHFNDYRVPFSVPAPVINIQDGAGANYIIAGHEPFSINNTLDQKVIQITNNLNYNVGKHAFTFGASFEKFKFENSFNLAGYDNFGNPNGYAGTFFTPYFTTQDFLNDAAKPFATSIIAQNLKYAQDVFAAKNNFKEGTDGGWKLAELNVGQLAFYAQDDISIDDNFKLSLGLRIDKPLYFNTADLIQKYIDTNYGGAKRNNDTDYFDPQTGQAVKLISTNLPSDRILWSPRIGFNWDVKGNATSQLRGGSGIFTGRIPFVWLGNQVSGADDGFLQIMDPDYKWPQVWRTSLGFDHRFENNYIVTADLSYNKDINAVHVQNWGLKSPTGTLAGVDNRPIYVAADKGANNAYVMTNSNKGSAFNATLKVQKNFENGLYASVAYNYLKSKDVNSIEAEITGDAFAFNPALGNVNNDVLSNSKYGDNHRFIAVASKKWKYGKDKWATTVSTVLEYAQGGRFNYTYGGDINGDGSSVNDLIYIPTTAEIALMNFSAPGEGAAFDQFISQDKYMKDRRGQYAERYGAISPWRGRCDLKILQDYNFKISSTSDKKNTIQFSIDVLNFGNLLNSDWGVVQVPTSVQPIGVTVAGNTPTYTFNGTQTKTFNYDASLLSRWQAQFGIRYIF, from the coding sequence ATGAAAAAAATCTTTGCATTATTACTAGGTGTGTTTGCCATAACCACTGCTATCGGGCAAACCACGACGTCGAGTATTAAGGGGATTATCAAGAGCTCTGCCAACGAACTCTTGCCCGGTGCTACTATCTTAGCGATCCATACTCCCACAGGAAGTAAATATTCAGCTGTTTCCAACGAAGACGGAAGGTTTAATATTTTGAATATGAGAATTGGAGGTCCCTACAAAATTGTTGTCACTTTTGTAGGTTTTCGAAATCATGAATATGCCGATGTGAATCTCGATTTAGGAAAACCTTTTAATCTTGATGTGGTTCTGGAAGACGAAAGTCAGACGCTCCAAGAGGTAAAAATCGTGTCTAAGGATAAAGTTTTTAAAAGTGGCAAAACGGGTGCCGAAACTACCATCGGAAAACGAGAGTTAACGGCTTTGCCTACAATTTCAAGGTCGGCGGAAGATTTTACGCGTTTAGAACCAACGGCAAGCGGAGGTTCTTTTGGTGGAAGAAACGATCAATACAATAATTACTCCTTAAATGGTGCGGTATTTAATAATCCGTTTGGACTAGATGCTGCAACACCGGGAGGTCAGACAGGATCACAGCCTATTTCACTTGATGCTATTGAGCAGATTCAGGTAGCGACGGCTCCTTATGATGTTACTTTGTCTGGTTTTACAGGAGCTTCTGTTAATGCGGTAACCAAATCAGGGACCAACGAGTTTCATGGTACGGCTTATGGTTTTTACAGAAATCAGGATTTGACGGGAAATAAGATCAAAGGTGAAAAAATATTTGTACCTACTTTAGAACAAACTCAGGCTGGTTTTAGTTTGGGAGCTCCTATTATTAAAGATAAATTGTTCATTTTTGGAAATTTTGAAATTGACAAACGAAGTGATTTAGGATCTAATTTTGTGGCCAATAATAATGATGGTGTAACCGGAATTAATGAATCGAGAGTTTTAGAATCGGATTTAATTGCGGTTTCAAAGGCCTTGGCTAATTTAGGTTATGAGACGGGACCTTATCAGGGATTTAAGCATGAATCGAATTCAAATAAAGGAATTATTAAGATCGACTGGAATATCAATGACAATCATAAACTGGCGGTTATTTATAATTTTCTGGATGCTTCAAAAGACAAACCGGCGCATCCTACAGCACTAGGCTTTAGAGGGCCGAATGCTTCTATTTTGCAGTTCAGAAATGCCGGATATCAGATTAATAATAACCTGAGTTCTTTTCTGGTGGAGTTGAATTCTAAATTTAGTGAATCGGTTTCTAATAAGTTGCAGGCGGGTTATTCGCATTTTAATGATTACAGGGTGCCATTTTCAGTTCCGGCTCCTGTGATTAATATTCAGGACGGAGCAGGTGCTAATTATATTATTGCAGGGCATGAGCCTTTTTCTATCAATAATACTTTAGATCAGAAAGTTATTCAGATCACGAATAATCTGAATTATAATGTGGGCAAACACGCGTTTACTTTTGGTGCTTCTTTTGAGAAATTTAAGTTTGAAAACTCTTTTAATCTGGCGGGATATGATAATTTTGGAAATCCAAACGGATATGCCGGAACCTTCTTTACACCCTATTTCACAACACAGGATTTTTTAAATGATGCGGCTAAGCCTTTTGCTACGAGTATTATTGCGCAGAATTTGAAATACGCTCAGGATGTTTTTGCTGCCAAAAATAATTTTAAAGAGGGAACTGATGGGGGATGGAAACTGGCGGAATTGAATGTAGGACAGCTCGCATTTTATGCACAGGATGATATTAGTATTGATGATAATTTTAAACTGTCTTTGGGATTAAGAATTGATAAGCCTTTGTATTTTAATACTGCCGATCTGATTCAAAAATACATAGATACTAATTATGGCGGAGCCAAAAGAAATAACGATACCGATTATTTTGACCCTCAAACAGGACAGGCGGTTAAATTGATTTCGACCAATTTGCCAAGTGATCGAATTTTATGGTCGCCAAGGATAGGTTTTAATTGGGATGTTAAAGGTAATGCTACTTCACAGCTTCGTGGAGGATCCGGAATTTTTACCGGAAGAATTCCTTTTGTGTGGCTGGGAAATCAGGTAAGTGGTGCTGATGATGGCTTTTTGCAGATTATGGATCCGGATTATAAATGGCCACAAGTCTGGAGAACAAGTTTAGGGTTTGATCATCGATTTGAAAATAATTATATAGTAACAGCGGATTTGTCTTATAATAAGGATATTAATGCAGTACACGTTCAGAATTGGGGATTGAAATCTCCAACCGGAACATTAGCAGGTGTGGATAACCGACCTATTTATGTTGCAGCGGATAAAGGTGCAAACAATGCTTATGTAATGACGAACTCGAATAAGGGAAGTGCGTTTAATGCTACTTTAAAAGTGCAGAAAAACTTTGAAAACGGATTGTATGCGAGTGTGGCTTATAATTATTTAAAATCTAAAGATGTTAACTCTATTGAGGCTGAAATTACAGGAGATGCTTTTGCTTTTAATCCTGCTTTAGGAAATGTAAATAACGATGTTCTTTCGAATTCTAAATATGGAGACAATCATCGTTTTATAGCAGTAGCTTCGAAGAAATGGAAATATGGAAAAGATAAATGGGCGACAACAGTGTCGACTGTTCTCGAATATGCACAAGGAGGGCGTTTTAATTACACGTATGGCGGAGATATTAACGGAGACGGCTCTAGTGTTAACGATTTGATTTATATCCCTACAACGGCTGAAATAGCTTTGATGAATTTTAGCGCGCCAGGAGAAGGTGCTGCTTTTGATCAATTTATTTCTCAGGATAAATACATGAAGGACAGAAGAGGGCAATATGCCGAGCGTTATGGAGCAATATCTCCGTGGAGAGGCAGATGTGATTTGAAAATTCTTCAGGATTATAATTTTAAGATTTCTTCCACCTCAGATAAAAAAAATACCATTCAGTTTAGTATCGATGTTTTGAATTTCGGGAATTTATTGAATTCAGATTGGGGAGTTGTTCAGGTGCCTACAAGTGTTCAGCCTATCGGGGTTACGGTTGCCGGAAATACACCAACGTATACTTTTAATGGTACTCAGACCAAAACGTTTAATTATGACGCTAGTTTATTGTCCAGATGGCAGGCGCAATTTGGTATACGATACATCTTTTAG